A genomic stretch from Psilocybe cubensis strain MGC-MH-2018 chromosome 1, whole genome shotgun sequence includes:
- a CDS encoding Polyporopepsin: MLHTIFLITILVAELVTGNPILINRSLINLPISRRANITGGLDLLKHDRARARYMKAKTIARVYGNSFHTLDVIGEPVENDEVEYIATVGVGSPPTYYSLAVDTGSSNTWIGAGKAYKKTGTSTQTSNQVDVGYGLGSFSGTEYLDMVTLAPGLVIKNQSIGVASTSKGFEGIDGILGIGPVDLTVGTLSDKSVRVPTVTDNLFSQGVISSNEIGISFEPTTGQNKHDGVITWGGTDSTRFTGTISYIPLTKTFPASEFWGIDQSIRYGASTTILSSGAGIVDTGTTLILLATDAFNKYQAATKSQPDSNTGFLTLPASSYSNLESLFFSAGGHTFEFTSNAQIWPRSLNTNIGGVAANIYLIIADAGTDAPGDFVNGFTFLQRFYSVYDTANGRVGLAQTPFTKSTSN; this comes from the exons ATGCTGCACACGATTTTCCTCATCACAATCCTTGTAGCCGAGTTGGTAACAGGGAATCCAATACTCATCAATAGGTCTCTTATTAACCTACCCATATCTCGTCGGGCAAACATCACGGGCGGCCTTGACCTCCTGAAGCATGACCGTGCCCGGGCAAGGTACATGAAAGCAAAGACCATTGCTAGAGTATATGGAAATTCATTTCATACCCTCGACGTTATCGGCGAGCCAGTTGAGAACGATGAAGTGGAGTATATTGCCACCGTTGGCGTTGGTAGCCCACCTACATATT ACTCGCTTGCTGTTGACACTGGAAG TTCAAACACATGGATTGGAGCCGGTAAAGCTTACAAGAAAACTGGCACTAGTACCCAGACTTCAAATCAGGTG GATGTAGGATATGGATTGGGATCCTTCTCGGGAACCGAATATCTTGACATGGTCACCCTGGCTCCTGGCCTGGTAATCAAAAACCAATCTATTGGAGTCGCTTCAACG TCGAAAGGATTTGAAGGGATAGATGGAATTCTAGG AATCGGTCCAGTTGATCTCACAGTGGGAACTTTGTCCGACAAAAGCGTTCGAGTGCCTACTGTGACCGATAACCTTTTCTCACAGGGGGTTATTTCCTCCAACGAGATCGGCATCTCCTTTGAGCCTACAACTGGCCAAAATAAACATGACGGAGTGATAACCTGGG GCGGGACCGACTCGACCAGATTTACGGGTACTATTTCCTACAT ACCTTTGACAAAGACATTTCCTGCCTCCGAGTTCTGGGGTATTGACCAATCTATCCGATATGGCGCGTCAACTACAATTTTATCCTCTGGAGCTGGAATCGTAGATACCG GGACCACGCTCATCCTTCTCGCCACCGATGCATTTAACAAATACCAGGCTGCGACTAAAAGTCAGCCCGATAGCAATACCGGCTTCTTAACGCTGCCGGCCTCCAGCTACAGCAATTTAGAGAGCTTATTTTTCTCTGCAGGGGGA CATACTTTCGAATTTACGTCCAACGCCCAGATATGGCCTCGCTCCCTGAACACCAACATTGGTGGAGTCGCTGCAAACATATATCTCATCATCGCGGATGCGGGTACAGACGCCCCTGGCGACTTCGTTAACGGTTTTACTTTCCTCCAACGATTTTATTCTGTATACGATACTGCAAATGGGCGTGTGGGTCTAGCGCAGACCCCCTTCACCAAATCAACATCCAATTAA